In a single window of the Lodderomyces elongisporus chromosome 4, complete sequence genome:
- the YSA1 gene encoding ADP-ribose diphosphatase — translation MLRSVIKRTMSTKPSPYKAKVTSVSPLPEGGKWIQTRKIEYTDPNGSDRQWEMAVRTTRSDTTNIDAVSIVSILHHIDKPKELVLVQQFRPPTEHVVIELPAGLIDPKESVETTAVRELHEETGYIGKFRNSSPIVYSDPGLTNANMVLAYVDVDLKDERNQNPKPKLEDGEFIITFTLPLDNLRQELDKVCEKEGCTVDARLYHFAMGLELAKTQLT, via the coding sequence ATGTTAAGATCGGTGATCAAGAGAACAATGTCAACCAAACCATCCCCATATAAGGCCAAAGTAACCTCAGTCTCACCACTACCAGAGGGTGGAAAATGGATCCAAACTCGCAAGATCGAATACACCGATCCCAATGGCTCCGATAGACAATGGGAAATGGCAGTGCGTACCACTAGATCAGATACAACAAACATCGATGCAGTGTCTATTGTTTCAATTCTCCACCATATCGATAAACCTAAGGAATTAGTATTGGTGCAACAGTTTCGTCCACCAACTGAACATGTTGTGATTGAGCTACCAGCAGGATTAATCGATCCGAAAGAATCGGTTGAAACCACAGCAGTTAGGGAGTTGCATGAAGAGACTGGCTATATTGGGAAATTTCGTAATAGCTCGCCTATAGTGTATAGTGATCCCGGATTAACCAATGCAAATATGGTGTTGGCCTACGTTGATGTTGACTTAAAAGACGaaagaaatcaaaaccCCAAGCCAAAGTTAGAAGACGGCGAATTTATCATTACTTTTACATTGCCATTGGATAATTTGCGACAAGAGTTGGACAAAGTTTGTGAGAAAGAAGGATGTACTGTTGATGCAAGGTTGTACCATTTTGCAATGGGATTAGAATTAGCCAAGACCCAATTGACGTAG
- the SUS1 gene encoding SAGA histone acetylase and TREX-2 complexes component produces the protein MTRDGDNSELNQIKSKIQEHLVSSGNYELISKQLKLQLIESGWYDKVAQIAMDELNNSSSKDTKDGGRAYTTKSLSDLYTVVKPKAEGLVPNEVRENMLKRIESYLDDLIE, from the coding sequence ATGACACGAGACGGAGATAATAGCGAACTTAACCAGATCAAATCTAAGATACAAGAGCACCTAGTCTCCTCGGGGAACTACGAACTTATAAGTAAGCAACTAAAGCTTCAGCTTATTGAAAGTGGTTGGTATGATAAAGTTGCACAAATTGCAATGGATGAACTCAATAATTCCTCGAGCAAGGATACCAAAGATGGAGGTAGAGCATATACGACAAAGAGCTTAAGCGACTTGTACACAGTTGTAAAACCCAAGGCCGAGGGTTTAGTACCAAATGAAGTGCGGGAGAATATGTTGAAACGAATCGAGCTGTATCTTGATGACCTTATAGAGTAG
- the NUD1 gene encoding Protein nud1, with translation MLTASHLTDSCFTNLKRTEILETRILHNMDSIAGISKDYTEREDILEQNRSDEIITAGISQGLSQLDLNSNDQQIKRHKEKKAEEEEEERGKEKEEPKQVNSLKNFSQKSEKMENGNTLNHVVKKTSSQPYLAPRQQSVYQKQLRYRPNDSFIYNKSSTSASYIDHNSQQQQQQQQQQTTKVSSKQPFKQPSPQSSVPNTFQYKKHPNAKSKDLKASFFTEEESHVENEHELEHGHAHENSGDVYQNNNNNDNNNNTPDWMPKVLEDKWPSSLEANHYNGALFNNTNNNTNNIHINNTHANFLHEDPQNSVEFNPSNTILHNSNIQTIETQPWQARSKLASKSLQQIFQDTTDESTNDNGNSNGNSNGNSNGNGNASISSVVSTPVESIKKVDETTTAAVVAPTTAHNVIDENNSQNDNKQEPITLVKEQKTPAAPTRGGSPVKLFGATYDTYTKNALNGLLVNVKSNKNTPASNKKRHEVGALKAPLAPNFHLQNTSEVKRIKEFTKTGSYTDKAYHDNANNIYSKVKQRGFNLHELSNVKAVSQSTATSTPLKPRSSINFGEIGDNEDDYASFTTGYSSGEQSSNIDSKEENDSENAMTYTSATRNTFDPSLDSSEDSSLQQQQQQQQQQQQQQQQQRHQVAGGGLKSNPLHARDEELKHRNDGDNDSEYTLESSTDLMDESLRTVELHLPQDSPKRKQKRREQHYQDNIGVIDYLDRSSPKASSILGKDSPSLPEHTPAKPVWKSLSRLKLNGPVPQLPNHISPTNYQPEKYGDMVYDEKNNRWEAIGGLRENTLDKIDDLVDDDDDLVDADDAGGGLQIPLSVLKKDKVRKRQDNLEVSFIDEASIEKLDMKRNSMQEEVKNDNAEVEDDDDEEEEEEEEEEEEEEEEDDDEEMSGIPLGEVTALSQVKDTSYSESKMQLVSVINDALQEQNVNTHWIDLQNLDLSSFGLRNVKDLDKMFPNLVKLDLSHNEIKYLAGVPRGILELNLVSNEIENRTSFDKFVRLLHLNLDSNFLTSCDNLFNNMTLTTLTLSNNAIRDISCLSQLKYLTTLNIANNQIQGVLDFTSWHLEKLEVLDLSKNKIASIVGLDSFQNLRVLNVSDNLLKTLDWSNSTLCKLSASRNILVKADLKGMPNLRSITLDGNNLKSINVSHNNVIEQLSLKTQPRLFDMNRKRGTGGVRVRVSDEENVFQNVLEITKLDISGNTFPNFDQPFRFVKSVSMMAMNFSKLPDEFSQIFPNVQELNLNFNTIKSLEPLSGLSLKKLYLVGNHIATVSTVVKHLRFSNKTLLELDLRLNPLTKNLYPYVFVEDELENGAINLETSEDINIFTSRLEEIDANEWKERNHEYISSVMHETNHARFVDVLNYTCYPLVLFKNINVLDGIRIKNKFKNIAYRYYRKLHPRQDK, from the exons ATGTTAA CTGCTAGCCACTTAACCGACTCTTGTTTCACTAATTTAAAGAGGACAGAaatacttgaaactcggatCTTACATAATATGGATTCAATTGCAGGTATCAGTAAGGACTAtacagagagagaagacATTCTAGAACAGAACAGATCAGATGAAATAATAACGGCGGGTATTAGCCAAGGACTTTCACAACTTGATCTAAATCTGAACGACCAACAAATTAAGAGGcacaaagagaagaaagcggaagaagaagaagaagaaagaggcaaagaaaaagaagaaccaaaacaaGTGAATTCTCTAAAAAACTTTAGTCAGAAATCAGAAAAAATGGAGAATGGAAATACTCTTAATCATGTAGTGAAGAAAACGTCGTCACAACCATACCTTGCTCCTCGACAACAGTCTGTATACCAAAAACAACTTCGGTATAGACCAAATGACAgctttatatataataagAGCTCAACTTCAGCCTCATATATCGACCATAATAgccagcagcagcaacaacaacaacaacaacaaacgaCAAAAGTGTCTTCCAAGCAGCCTTTTAAGCAGCCTTCGCCTCAGTCGTCGGTACCAAATACATTCCAATACAAGAAACACCCTAATGCGAAATCTAAGGACTTGAAAGCGAGCTTTTTTACTGAAGAAGAGTCCCATGTTGAGAATGAGCATGAGCTTGAGCATGGTCATGCCCATGAGAACCTGGGTGACGTATAtcaaaataacaataataatgataataataataatacacCCGATTGGATGCCCAAGGTCTTAGAAGATAAATGGCCATCATCTCTTGAAGCCAATCACTACAATGGTGCATTGTTTaataacaccaacaacaacaccaataatATACATATTAACAATACTCACGCCAACTTTCTACATGAAGATCCTCAAAATTCGGTAGAATTTAATCCATCAAATACTATTTTGCATAACTCCAATATCCAAACAATCGAAACCCAGCCCTGGCAAGCCCGATCCAAGCTTGCATCGAAAAGCTTGCAGCAGATATTTCAAGATACTACTGACGAAAGCACCAACGACAATGGCAACAGCAACGGCAACAGCAACGGCAACAGCAACGGCAACGGAAATGCCTCAATCTCATCAGTGGTATCCACACCTGTGGAATCAATCAAAAAAGTGGATGAGACTACCACCGCAGCCGTTGTTGCTCCCACTACTGCCCATAATGTCATTGACGAGAACAATTCCCAAAATGATAACAAACAAGAGCCAATCACGCTAGTAAAAGAGCAGAAAACTCCGGCTGCTCCAACAAGAGGGGGTTCACCGGTCAAGTTATTTGGTGCTACATACGATACCTATACAAAGAATGCATTAAACGGACTTTTAGTCAATGTGAAATCCAATAAAAACACGCCTGCGTCAAATAAAAAGCGCCACGAAGTTGGAGCTTTGAAAGCACCATTAGCTCCCAATTTTCACTTGCAAAACACTTCTGAGGTAAAGAGAATTAAGGAATTTACCAAAACAGGATCATATACCGATAAAGCATATCATGATAATGCCAACAATATATATTCCAAAGTCAAGCAACGAGGATTCAACCTACACGAGCTATCAAATGTCAAGGCAGTTTCACAAAGTACGGCAACCTCAACGCCATTAAAACCTAGAAGCTCTATAAATTTTGGCGAAATTGGTGATAACGAAGACGATTATGCCTCGTTTACTACTGGCTACAGCTCGGGAGAGCAGAGTAGCAATATTGACTCAAAGGAAGAGAATGATAGTGAAAATGCAATGACGTATACTTCTGCTACAAGAAATACCTTTGATCCTAGTTTGGACTCCTCTGAAGACAGTCtgttgcaacaacaacaacaacaacaacaacaacaacaacagcaacaacagcaacagcgaCATCAGGTAGCGGGTGGGGGCTTGAAGAGTAATCCACTCCATGCACGAGATGAAGAACTAAAACACAGAAATGATGGTGATAACGACTCTGAATATACACTAGAAAGCTCTACAGATCTCATGGATGAGTCGCTTCGGACAGTTGAACTACACTTGCCACAAGATTCGCCAAAACGTAAACAAAAGAGGCGCGAACAACACTACCAAGATAATATTGGAGTGATCGATTACCTTGATAGAAGCAGCCCCAAGGCCTCTTCGATTCTTGGCAAAGATCTGCCAAGTCTACCTGAGCATACTCCTGCAAAACCAGTTTGGAAGTCATTATCACGTCTCAAGTTGAATGGACCAGTTCCTCAATTGCCTAATCATATCTCTCCTACAAATTATCAACCTGAGAAATATGGAGACATGGTCTATGATGAGAAAAACAATAGGTGGGAAGCCATAGGTGGACTCCGAGAAAATACTTTGGATAAAATTGACGACTTGgtagatgatgatgacgactTGGTGGATGCTGATGATGCCGGTGGAGGGCTTCAAATACCACTAagtgttttgaaaaaggaTAAGGTCAGGAAGCGACAGGATAATTTGGAAGTCTCTTTTATTGATGAAGCATCGATAGAGAAGCTAGACATGAAGAGAAACTCGATGCAGGAAGAGGTAAAGAATGATAACGCAGAAgtagaagatgatgatgatgaagaagaagaagaagaagaagaagaagaagaagaagaagaagaagaagatgatgatgaggaaaTGAGCGGGATCCCACTAGGAGAAGTGACTGCACTCTCTCAAGTGAAAGATACTTCATATTCTGAGTCGAAAATGCAATTAGTTTCCGTCATAAATGATGCCttacaagaacaaaatgtAAATACCCATTGGATTGATCTCCAAAACCTTGATTTATCCAGCTTTGGGCTCAGGAATGTTAAAGATCTTGATAAAATGTTTCCGAATTTGGTCAAATTGGATTTGTCTCATAATGAGATTAAATATTTAGCAGGTGTGCCACGAGGTATATTAGAATTGAATTTGGTATCAAATGAAATTGAGAATCGTACTTCTTTTGATAAGTTTGTTCGATTGCTCCATTTAAACCTAGACTCAAACTTCTTAACCAGTTGTGATAACTTGTTCAACAATATGACTTTGACAACTTTAACCCTATCGAACAATGCAATTCGAGATATATCTTGCTTGCTGCAGTTGAAATATCTCACTACATTAAATATTGCAAATAACCAAATACAGGGAGTATTGGATTTTACATCGTGGCATCTTGAGAAATTGGAAGTGTTAGACTTgtctaaaaataaaattgctTCGATTGTTGGTCTTGATAGTTTCCAAAATTTGAGGGTACTAAACGTCAGTGACAATTTATTAAAAACTCTCGACTGGCTGAACTCAACACTTTGCAAATTAAGCGCGAGCCGCAACATTTTAGTTAAAGCAGATTTAAAAGGTATGCCAAATTTACGAAGTATAACACTCGATGGCAATAATTTGAAGTCGATAAATGTTTCGCATAATAACGTTATAGAGCAGTTGTCGTTGAAAACCCAACCACGTCTATTCGATATGAACCGGAAACGTGGTACTGGGGGTGTTCGTGTTCGTGTTAGTGACGAAGAAAATGTCTTTCAAAATGTTTTGGAGATAACTAAGTTGGATATTTCAGGAAACACATTCCCCAATTTTGATCAGCCATTCCGCTTTGTCAAGAGCGTGTCGATGATGGCCAtgaatttttcaaagttaCCGGATGAATTTAGTCAAATTTTTCCAAATGTGCAAGAATTAAACTTGAATTTCAATACGATAAAGTCACTTGAACCACTCTCGGGACTATCGTTGAAGAAATTGTACTTGGTGGGAAATCACATTGCAACCGTTTCAACAGTGGTTAAACACCTTAGGTTTAGCAACAAGACTTTATTGGAATTGGACTTGAGATTGAATCCACTCACAAAAAACTTGTATCCAtatgtttttgttgaagatgaattgGAAAACGGTGCAATAAATTTGGAAACTTCAGAAGACATCAACATTTTCACCAGTCGCCTTGAAGAAATCGATGCTAACGAATGGAAGGAGAGGAATCATGAGTATATCCTGCTGGTAATGCATGAAACCAATCACGCTAGGTTTGTCGATGTGCTCAACTATACATGTTATCCgcttgttttgttcaagAATATCAATGTTCTCGATGGGATCCggataaagaataaattcAAGAACATTGCTTACCGGTACTACAGAAAATTGCATCCAAGACAAGATAAATGA
- the NGR1 gene encoding Negative growth regulatory protein: MDPNTTTSTASHQHQQEQELLSDYTVPNPPVSTQQSNAVISEQQQQQQKDQQNKNQNEDEQQQQQQQQQQQQQQQHSTSSSASTPTATPKRESLEISPPMPRTLWMGDLDSWLDEEQITQLWWNILQKKVMVKLIRPKTIKIDANYKGMTNSGYCFVEFETFEDAQQALSLNGQLLPDVAMPSQQQFPNNPDNQKKYFRLNWASGATLSAPIVQLPEYSLFVGDLSASTTEAHLLAFFQKQFPDSIKTVRVMTDPISGKSRCFGFVRFTDESERQRALDEMNGAWFAGRPLRVALATPRSNNFNRRFNHNNNNNNNNNNNNIHINGINHNDNYQNIGLGPGPFLQRPPNQLRTPSSGHLPPEMMFVPPPPMGPPIVPPSMGAIGAVGPPHGAGQHPPATALGPPPPSSQQQQQQQQQQSQQSQQSQAPISGSPIFGYYQQPGIYHSPNSSLSQDIPDSGYPNYFSPEYQQQQQQQQQQQPQQPIYSQLQRHPSFTPQMHHHHHQQQQSQQQNSQFSDTSNTTVFVGGLSSEVTEATLFTLFKPFGTILQIKIPPGKNCGFVKYATREEAEETISAMQGFIIGGNRVRLSWGRVSMNNRRYNHRQGHGQHQSQQQQQQQQQAAQMQIAAAISMGMDPASAIAAVNANAAAAAAAAAGGYPGTIPPPRQHSQHQIPLGNSLSGIPPPPPSSSQQQQQQQMGIPFGSNGGNPYNLYPDYQEYYQSNMTHFRTPSADELDSTDTTGLLGISTTNDRGDSEYNNGNGNIEESRGSSFNTTPLKSSFDPSVAYLSKGKENSKNDKEDEREYPNDGDDDEDAGDVGEGDAPEDELVKKMKEVGINEADRGEHDKNGKEETSKSSKG, from the coding sequence ATGGATCCAAATACTACTACAAGTACTGCAAGTcaccagcatcaacaaGAGCAGGAGCTTTTACTGGACTATACAGTACCCAACCCCCCTGTATCCACCCAACAATCCAATGCCGTAATCTccgaacaacaacaacagcaacaaaaagaccagcaaaacaaaaatcaaaatgaagatgaacaacagcagcagcaacagcaacagcagcaacagcagcaacaacaacactcTACTTCGTCTTCAGCATCTACGCCCACTGCTACGCCAAAAAGGGAAAGCTTGGAAATCTCACCACCAATGCCTCGGACATTATGGATGGGCGATTTGGACTCGTGGTTGGACGAAGAACAAATCACGCAGCTTTGGTGGAACAttttacaaaagaaagttaTGGTAAAGTTGATCAGACCAAAAACCATAAAGATAGATGCCAATTACAAAGGAATGACCAATTCGGgatattgttttgttgagtttgaaacttttgaaGACGCGCAACAAgctttgagtttgaatGGCCAATTGTTACCCGATGTTGCCATGCCctcacaacaacaatttccCAACAATCCAGAtaaccaaaagaaatacTTTCGCCTCAATTGGGCTAGTGGAGCCACATTGAGTGCGCCGATTGTGCAATTGCCTGAATACTCATTGTTTGTTGGTGATTTGTCTGCCTCGACTACCGAGGCACATTTGTTGGCGTTCTTTCAAAAGCAATTTCCCGACTCTATAAAAACCGTGAGGGTCATGACAGACCCCATTTCAGGAAAATCTAGATGTTTTGGATTTGTTCGGTTTACGGATGAGCTGGAGAGACAAAGGGCATTGGACGAAATGAATGGTGCGTGGTTTGCTGGTCGTCCACTAAGAGTTGCTTTGGCAACACCAAGAAGCAACAACTTCAACCGAAGATTCAAtcataacaataataacaataacaacaacaacaacaataacattCACATCAACGGTATTAATCATAATGACAATTATCAAAACATTGGTTTAGGGCCCGGTCcttttttgcaaagaccGCCGAATCAGCTCCGAACTCCTCTGTCTGGACACCTCCCACCAGAGATGATGTTTGTGCCTCCTCCGCCTATGGGCCCCCCAATAGTCCCGCCTTCTATGGGCGCAATTGGTGCAGTTGGACCACCTCATGGTGCTGGACAGCACCCACCAGCTACTGCACTAGGACCACCTCCTCCCTCactgcagcagcagcagcagcaacaacaacaacagtcgCAACAGTCACAGCAGTCGCAAGCTCCAATCAGTGGAAGTCCTATATTCGGCTATTATCAGCAGCCAGGTATTTACCACTCGCCAAACCTGTCGTTACTGCAAGATATTCCAGATTCTGGATACCCCAACTATTTTTCTCCTGagtaccaacaacaacaacaacaacaacagcaacaacaaccacagcaGCCTATTTATTCACAGTTGCAACGACATCCTTCTTTCACACCACAGatgcaccaccaccatcaccaacaacaacaatcgcaacaacaaaactcACAATTTTCTGATACTAGCAACACTACAGTATTTGTTGGTGGTCTTTCTTCAGAAGTTACAGAGGCTACTTtatttactctttttaAACCATTTGGTACcattttgcaaatcaaAATTCCACCAGGCAAAAACTGTGGATTTGTAAAGTATGCTACTAGGGAAGAAGCCGAAGAGACGATATCAGCAATGCAGGGTTTTATCATTGGCGGTAATAGGGTTAGATTGAGTTGGGGAAGAGTCTCAATGAATAATCGAAGATACAATCATCGTCAGGGTCACGGTCAGCATCAAAgccaacaacagcaacagcaacaacagcaagcTGCCCAGATGCAAATTGCAGCTGCGATATCAATGGGAATGGATCCAGCAAGCGCTATAGCTGCCGTCAATGCtaatgctgctgctgctgccgctgctgctgcaggTGGATATCCTGGTACAATACCACCACCTCGCCAACATAGTCAGCATCAGATTCCATTGGGGAACCTGCTTTCCGGAATACCACCGCCACCgccactgctgctgcaacagcaacaacaacaacaaatggGAATTCCTTTTGGTAGCAACGGTGGTAATCCTTATAATCTATATCCGGATTACCAAGAATACTACCAGCTGAACATGACCCATTTCCGCACACCATCAGCAGATGAGTTGGATTCTACAGATACTACTGGTTTATTGGGAATTTCCACCACCAATGATAGAGGCGATAGTGAGTATaataatggaaatggaaacatCGAAGAAAGTAGAGGCCTGCTGTTTAATACTACTCCATTGAAGAGTTCATTTGACCCTTCTGTAGCTTATTTGTCtaaagggaaagaaaatagcAAGAATGATAAGGAAGATGAGAGGGAATATCCTAATGAtggagatgatgatgaagatgctgGTGATGTTGGTGAAGGGGATGCTCCGGAGGATGAGTtggtaaagaaaatgaaagaggTAGGTATAAATGAAGCCGACAGAGGTGAACATgacaaaaatggaaaagaggaaactAGCAAGAGCAGTAAAGGATGA
- the NdufS7 gene encoding ndufs7 ubiquinone oxidoreductase subunit, with product MNSLTRNIAYRSLKQQTRSSSYLVSSISHIPQQSNNTPVASKRYVSSKELTPKELPTDFPLMSQKTASSAVDYALTSLDTIANWARKSSFWPVTFGLACCAVEMMHVSAPRYDQDRLGIIFRASPRQSDIMIVAGTLTNKMAPALRQVYDQMPDPKWVISMGSCANGGGYYHYSYSVVRGCDRVVPVDIYVPGCPPTAEALMYGVFQLQKKMMKTRITRLWYRS from the coding sequence ATGAATTCATTGACAAGGAACATTGCTTACAGGCTGTTGAAGCAACAGACTAGATCGTCTTCGTACCTCGTATCATCGATTTCACACATTCCACAACAAAGCAATAACACACCAGTTGCATCCAAACGTTATGTATCCTCTAAGGAATTAACGCCGAAGGAGTTGCCAACCGACTTTCCATTAATGTCACAAAAGACTGCCTCTAGTGCAGTGGATTATGCCTTGACATCATTAGACACAATTGCCAACTGGGCTAGAAAGTCTTCCTTTTGGCCCGTGACATTTGGTTTGGCATGTTGTGCCGTGGAGATGATGCATGTCTCAGCACCAAGATACGATCAAGATAGATTGGGTATTATTTTCAGAGCCTCACCTCGTCAATCGGATATTATGATTGTTGCTGGTACATTAACTAACAAGATGGCGCCAGCATTGAGACAAGTCTACGATCAAATGCCTGATCCTAAATGGGTTATCAGTATGGGTTCATGTGccaatggtggtggttacTACCATTATTCGTACTCAGTTGTGAGAGGTTGTGACAGAGTTGTTCCAGTCGATATCTATGTTCCAGGATGTCCACCTACAGCGGAAGCTTTGATGTATGGTGTCtttcaattgcaaaagaagatgatgaagaccAGAATCACCAGGTTGTGGTACAGAAGTTAG
- the HHT3 gene encoding histone H3 h3.3 produces MARTKQTARKSTGGKAPRKQLASKAARKSAPVSGGVKKPHRYKPGTVALREIRRFQKSTELLIRKLPFQRLVREIAQDFKSDLRFQSSAIGALQEAVEAYLVGLFEDTNLCAIHAKRVTIQKKDIQLARRLRGERS; encoded by the coding sequence ATGGCCAGAACTAAACAGACAGCCAGAAAATCTACTGGTGGTAAAGCACCAAGAAAACAGTTAGCTTCCAAAGCTGCTAGAAAATCAGCACCAGTATCAGGTGGTGTCAAGAAGCCACACAGATACAAGCCAGGTACCGTTGCTTTGAGAGAAATTCGTAGATTCCAAAAATCTACTGAGTTGTTGATTAGAAAGTTGCCATTCCAAAGATTGGTTAGAGAAATTGCACAAGACTTCAAGAGTGACTTGAGATTCCAGTCCTCTGCTATTGGTGCTTTGCAAGAAGCCGTTGAAGCTTACTTGGTTGGTTTATTCGAAGACACCAACTTGTGTGCCATCCACGCCAAGAGAGTCACTATCCAAAAGAAGGATATCCAATTGGCTAGAAGATTGAGAGGCGAAAGATCATAA